GGAGTCACCGTCTCCTACATCCTCACCGCCCTGACCACCCTGGTCCTGGTGGCCTCCGCCCGGCCCGAGCACTTCCGGGAGGCCCTGTACTGGTCCCTCGGCGGACTCGGCAGCGCCCGCTGGGACACCGTCTGGCTGCCCGCGGCCGTCACCTGCGCCGCGCTGCCGCTGCTGTTCGCGCTCTCCCGGCCGCTGGACCTGATGCTGGTGGGGGAGGAGAGCGCGACCGTGCTCGGCCTCGACGTGGCCCGCTTCCGCGCCGCCGTGTTCGTCCTGGCCTCCCTGATCACCGCCGTGCTGGTGGCCGCGAGCGGGGCCGTCGGCTTCATCGGGCTGATGGTGCCGCACGCCGCCCGGCTGCTGGTCGGCGCCACCCACCGGGCCCTGCTGCCGGTCTCGGCGCTCGCGGGGGCCGCCGCGCTGATCGTCGCCGACCTGGCGGCCCGTACCGTCGCGTCCCCGCAGGACATCCCCGTCGGCGTGCTCACCGCGCTGATCGGCGGGCCGCTCTTCCTGTGGCTGATGCGGAGCCGCACCGCACAAGGAGCAGCGCTGTGAGCCTTCCGCCCTCCACCGGGTCCGCTTCCCCCACCGGGCCTGCTTCCCCCGCCGGGGCCGCCCCCTCCACCGGGCCCGTTTCCCCGGCCGCGCCCGCGCCCTTCCCGGAGCCCGGACCCGCGCGGGCCGCGCTCGACGTGACCGGGCTGCGCTACGGCACCGGGGGCCGCCTCCTCCTCGACGGCGTCGCGCTCACCGCCGCCCCCGGCGAGACCGTCGGCCTGGTCGGCCCCAACGGCAGCGGCAAGACCACCCTGCTGCGCTGTGTGTACGGCGCCCTGCGCCCCACCGCCGGAACGATCCTGCTCGACGGGGACGATCTGCTCGCCCTCGGCACCCGGGCCCGCGCCCGGCGGATCGCGAGCGTCCCCCAGGACAGCCCCGCCGAGTTCGAGCTGACCGTACGGGAGATCGTCGCCATGGGCCGCTCCCCGCACAAGCGGTTCTGGGAGCCCGACACCGCCGCCGACGCCGCACAGGTCGACGAGGCCCTGGCCAGGCTCGCCGTCGACACCCTCGCCGACCGGCCCTTCCCCTCCCTCTCCGGCGGCGAACGCCAGCGCACGCTGGTCGCCCGCGCCCTGGTGCAGCGCCCCGCGCTGCTGATCCTGGACGAGCCGACCAACCATCTCGACATCCGCTACCAGATGGAGATCCTGGGCCTGGTCCGGTCGCTCGGCACCACGGCCGTGCTCGCCCTGCACGATCTCAACCTCGCCGCCCACTACTGCGACCGGATCGTCGTCCTCGCCGCCGGCCGGGTCGTCGCCGCCGGTCCCCCCGAGGAGGTGTTCACCCCCGAACTGCTCGCCGAGGTCTACCGCGTCGAGGCGGACATAACGGTCCACCCGGCCACCGGATCACCCTCGATCACCTATCTCCCGCCCGCATGGTGAGCGGCATCCATCCGACATACGAGATGGTCTTCCGGGATACGGACCGGGAATCGATACGATGACCGCATGGTTCTCCACGACATGAGCGACACGACGCCGGGCGGCACCCTGCTGCTCGTGGCGCGGCTCCATGTCGACCTGTGCCGTCTCGCCAGCGCGATGTGTCCCTGAGCCCGGCCCCGGGCCCGCCCGGGGAGCGTTCCGGTACCGCGGTCGGCACCAGGAACCACTGGGGAAAAGCCCGGAAAATCCCGGGAAGACCCGGAAGTATCGACCCGGAAACACCGACGCACCACCCTTCGCGCGGGGGAAGAAGCCGCGCGCACGCCGCCTCTCCACCGTTCCCGACGGGAGTCCACGCCATGGCCATCGAGGTTCGTATCCCGACCATCCTCCGCACCTACACCGACGGGGAGAAGGCCGTCGAAGGCAGCGGAACCACCCTCGCCGACCTCCTCGCCGACCTGGAGACCCGCCATGCGGGCATCCAAGCCCGCATCGTGGACGAGAGCGGAGACCTGCGCCGGTTCGTCAACATCTACCTGAACGACGAGGACGTCCGCTTCCTCCAGGGTATCGCCACCGAGCTGAGCGACGGTGACAACGTCACCATCCTGCCGGCCGTCGCCGGCGGAATGCGCTGAGACCGATGCGTTACGACTCCCCGCTCGCGGCGGTCGGCAACACCCCGCTGGTCCGGCTCCCCCGGCTCTCCCCGTCGGACGAGGTCCGCATCTGGGCCAAGCTGGAGGACCGCAACCCGACCGGCTCGGTCAAGGACCGCCCCGCGCTCCATATGATCGAACAGGCGGAGAAGGCCGGACGCCTCACCCCCGGCTGCACGATCCTGGAGCCCACCTCCGGCAACACCGGCATCTCGCTGGCGATGGCGGCCCGGCTCAAGGGCTACCGCATCGTCTGCGTCATGCCGGAGAACACCAGCGAGGAGCGCAGGCAACTGCTCGCCATGTGGGGCGCGGAGATCATCTCCTCGCCCGCGGCGGGAGGGTCGAACACGGCGGTGCGCGTCGCCAAGGAACTGGCGGAGCAGAACCCCTCCTGGGTGATGCTCTACCAGTACGGCAACCCCGACAACGCGGGCGCGCACTACGCCACCACCGGCCCCGAGATCCTGGCCGACCTCCCCTCCATCACCCACTTCGTCGCGGGCCTCGGCACCACGGGCACCCTCATGGGCGTCGGCCGCTATCTGCGCGAACACGTCCCCGGCATCAGCGTCGTGGCGGCGGAGCCCCGCTACGACGACCTCGTGTACGGGCTGCGCAACCTCGACGAGGGCTTCGTCCCCGAGCTGTACGACGCCTCCGTGCTCACCACCCGCTTCTCCGTCGGCTCCGCGGACGCCGTGACCCGCACCCGCGAGCTGCTCCAGCAGGAGGGCATCTTCGCCGGGGTCTCCACCGGGGCCGCGCTCCACGCGGCCATCGGCGTCGGCCGCAAGGCGGTCAAGGCCGGGGAGCGGGCCGACATCGTCTTCGTCGTCGCCGACGGTGGCTGGAAGTACCTCTCCACCGGGGTCTACACCGCCCCCACCACCGAGGCGGCCATCGAGACCCTTCAGGGCCAGCTCTGGGCCTGATCCGCCCGGTCGCCGGATCGTCCCCGACCCGCTGTCTCCCGCCCGCGCCGGGCGGCCCCCGTTCACACCGAGCGGGAGAGCCGCCCGGCGCGGGCGGTTCCGTCTCCGGGGCACCCCGGTGGTTCCCCGGTCCGGGGCTCCCCGGGCTTTCCGGCGGTTCCCCCGGTCAGGGCCCCCGGTGGGGCCGCCGGTCCGGCCCCTCCCGGTGATCTCTTCCGGCGGTCGCTCCCGCGTCGGCCCCGCCCCCCTCCGAATCGGTGACAGCGCAGGTGAGTTCCCCCACAACGCCCCGCCCCCAAGGGGCGGCACCCCCTTTTGCGCTTTACGCTCAACGGACCGCACGACCCAGACCCACCCCCCAGCCCTCCTCCCCGTCCTCCCCGTCAATGGAGGTCCCAGCTCCATGAAGCTCACCGTCGTCGGCTGCTCGGGGTCGTTCCCGTCCGCGGAATCGGCTTGTTCGAGCTACCTCGTCGAGGCCGACGGCTTCCGGCTGCTTCTCGACATGGGCAATGGCGCCCTCGGCGAGTTGCAGCGCCACATCGGTCTCTACGACCTCGACGCCATCTTCCTCAGCCATCTGCACGCCGATCACTGCATCGACATGTGCGGCTATTTCGTCGCCCGCTACTACCGGCACGAGGGCGGTCGCTGCGACGCCCTGCCCGTGTACGGCCCCGAGGGCACCGAACACCGGCTGACCACCGCCTACGCGGACACCCCCTCGCCCACCTCGATGAGCGAGGTCTTCGACTTCCGCACCCTGAAGCCGGGCACGTTCGACATCGGCCCGTTCTCGGTGCGCGCCGAGCGTGTCGCGCACCCCGTCGAGGCGTACGGCATCCGGCTGGAGCACGAGGGCCGGACCCTCGCGTACTCCGGTGACACGGGGGTGTGCGAGCCGCTGCACGAGCTGGCCGACGGCGCGGACCTCTTCCTCTGCGAGGCGTCCTTCACCTACGGCAAGGAGGACATCCCGGATCTGCACCTCAACGGCCGGGAGGCCGGGGCCCACGCCGAGCGGGCCGGTGCGGGACGGCTGGTGCTCACCCATGTGCCGCCGTGGACGGACGCCGACCGCAATCTCGCCGACGCCCGCGCCGTCTACCGGGGTCCGGCGGAGCTGGCGGTGTCCGGCGCGGAGTACGACATCTGAGCGGTCCCGGAAGGGCGGGCCCCAAAACGGCGGGAGCCCGGTGGAACGGCGGGAGCCCCCGGTGCGGACGGCACCGGGGGCTCCCGTACGGCAGGGGGCTCCCGCACAGCGGGGCGGGTGGGACGGGGCTACTTGCCCTCGGCCTTGAGGATCTCCGCCAGCTCCTCGTCGGACTCCCGGCCCGGCGTCGGCAGATTGAAGCGGGTGATCGCGAACCGGAAGACCACGTAGTACACCACCGCGAAGCAGACCCCCACGAGCAGCAGCCCCAGCGGCTTGGACGCGATACCGAGGTTCAGCAGGAAGTCCACCGCTCCGGCGGAGAAGCCGAAGCCGTCCTTCATGCCGAGTGCCCAGGTCAGCGCCATCGACACACCGGTGAGCACCGCGTGGACCGCGTACAGCACCGGGGCGATGAACATGAAGGTGAACTCGATCGGCTCGGTCACACCGGTGACGAACGAGGTCAGCGCGAGGGAGAGCATCATGCCGCCGACGACCTTGCGGCGCTCGGGCCGGGCGCAGTGCACGATCGCCAGACAGGCGGCGGGCAGCGCGAACATCATGATCGGGAAGAAGCCGGTCATGAACTGTCCGGCGGTCGGGTCGCCCGCCAGGAAGCGGGCGATGTCGCCGCTCTTGCCCTCGTAGGTACCGGCCTGGAGCCAGGGGAAGGAGTTCAGCAGATGGTGCATGCCGACCGGGATCAGCGCACGGTTGGCGACACCGAAGATGCCCGCGCCCACGGCGCCGGAGCCGACCAGCCACTCACCGAAGTTGTGCAGACCGGTGCCGAGGACCGGCCAGATGAAGCCGAAGAGCACACCGATGACCAGACCGGCGAAGGCGGAGAGGATCGGCACCAGCCGCCGCCCGCCGAAGAAGCCCGCCCAGTCGGGCAGCTTGGTGCGGTAGAACCGCTGGTAGAGCAGGGCGACCACGATGCCCATCACCACACCGCCGAGGACCTTGGCGTCCACCGGGGCGTCCTGCATCACGATCTTGCCGTCGATGACCTTGGCCACCTGCGGCAGATTCTTGTCGGTGAAGGTGCCCAGCACGCTCTTGAAGACGAGGTAGCCGGTGACGGCGGCCAGCGCGGTGGAGCCGTCGGCCTTCTTCGCGAAGCCGATCGCGATACCGACGGCGAAGAGCAGCGGCATGTTGTCGAGCAGCGCGTTGCCGCCCGCGTACATATAACCGGCGATCCGGGTGACGAACTCCGGGAACGAGTCCCGGCCGAGCATGTCCTCGTTGCCGAGGCGGACCAGGAGCGCGGCGGCCGGCAGGACCGCCACCGGCAGCATCAGGCTGCGGCCGATGCGCTGCATCACAGCCATCGCACCCGCGCCCTTCTTCTTCTCGGCCGCGGGGGCGGCGCCAGTGGTCACGGACATGCGCGATCTCCAGGGAGCACGGGGGAGGGGGAAAGCCGCGGCAGACAGCGGCGAGGTCTACACCACCTAGAGTGGTGTAGACCTTTGTAACATGTGGGCGATAGATAAGGAACCTGCGAATAGCGTGAGATTTACAGGGTCCTTCCATAATGTTCGCATCAGGCCCCGCGGCCCGTCCCCGGCACGGACCGGCCCCCGAAAACGGCCCCCTGGCCCAACGTCGGCTATTTGATGTTGTCCCGCTCCAGCTCCGCCTCGATCTGCTCGGGCTCCCTTCCCGGCACCGGGAGATCGAACACCTTGATGGCCACCCGGAAGATCACGTAATAGACGGCGGCGAAACCGAGCCCGATCGGAATGATCAGCCAGGGTTTGGTGGCCAGCCCCCAATTGATCACATAGTCGATCAGCCCGGCCGAGAAACTGAATCCGTCCTTCACGCCGAGTGCCCAGGTCAGCGCCATCGACACCCCGGTGAGCAGTGCGTGCACCGCGTACAGCGCCGGGGCGACGAAGAGGAACGAGTACTCGATCGGCTCCGTGATACCGGTCACGAACGAGGTCAGGCCGACCGAGAGCATCAGCCCGCCGACCTCCTTGCGGCGGTGCGGATGGGCCGAGTGCGCGATCGCCAGCGCCGCGGCGGGCAGCGCGAACATCATGATCGGGAAGAAGCCCGTGGTGAACTGACCGGCATCCGGGTCCCCCTGGAGGAACATGGTGATGTCGCCGTGCACCACCGTGCCGTCCGGCTTGGTGTAACTGCCGAGCTGGAACCAGATGGGCACATTGAGGAACTGGTGCAGACCGATCACCAGCAGCGCCCGGTTGGCCACCCCGAAGATCCCCGAGCCCCAGGCGCCGAGGCTCACCAGCCAGTCGCTGAAGGACTCCAGCCCCCGCCCGATCGGCGGCCAGATCCACAGACAGAGCACGGCGAAGCCGATCGCCACGAACGACATGATGATCGGCACCAGTCGGCGGCCGTTGAAGAAGCCGAGCCAGTCCACCAGCCGGGTGCGGTGGTAGCGCTGCCAGAAGAAGGCGGCGAGGAGCCCCATCACGATGCCGCCGAAGACCCCCGGGTTCTGGTAGGTGAACACCGTCACCGTGCCGTCCGTGGCCTGGCAGCCCGCCCCCACCGGCTTGGTCCCCGGGACACAGACCTCGGGGAACTGCCGCAGCACGTTGTAGTAGACGAGGAAGCCCGCGACGGCGGCCAGCGCGGTGGAGCCGTCCGCCTTCTTCGCCATCCCGATCGCCACGCCGACGCAGAACAGCAGCGGCAGTCCGATATTGGGGTCGAGCAGGGCGCCGCCCGCCCCGGCCATCACCTTGGCGACATCGTTCCAGCCCAGCCCGTTCTTGCCGAAGACATCGTCCTGGCCGAGCCGGTTGAGGATGCCCGCCGCCGGGAGGACCGCGATGGGGAGCTGAAGGCTGCGGCCCATCTTCTGGAGGCCCTGGAAGAGCACGTTCCAGCGGCTCGGCCGCGCCGCGATGGCGCCCTGTGCACTCATCGGCATCCTCTCCGCGCGGGGCGCGCCGCCGCCGGGCCGCCTCCCGGGCCGTCCCCCGGGCCGTTTCCGGCACCGGAGGCGGTGCCGTCTCCCGGGCCGGTCTCCGGCGCCGGCGCCTGCGGCGCCGTTTTGGCGGGTGCGTTCAATTGGTGTAGACCAGTTCTGCGATCGGCGCCGGATCAGCCGAATCAGGGGTGCTTTGCCTGCTTTGACCGGGAGTGCCGATGATCGACATCATGGGGCAGATCGCTATCACCCGCCCGTGAAGGTGGGCCAACCGTGGGTTACCGTGACAAAGCGGAACGCCGGTGGGCCGGCGCGGCACTGAGCGCCCGCACGGGCGCCGTTCTCAACGCAGGGAGACAACATGGCCAGCAAGGCTGAGAAGATCGTCGCCGGGCTCGGCGGCATCGACAACATCGTGGAGGTCGAGGGCTGCATCACCCGCCTCCGCACCGAGGTCGAGAACGCCGACCTCGTCGACGAGGCCGCGCTGAAGGCGGCCGGCGCCCACGGAGTCGTCAAGATGGGCACCGCGGTCCAGGTCGTCATCGGCACCGACGCCGACCCCATCGCGGGCGAGATCGAAGACATGATGTGACGACGGTCGCGCCCCCGCGATCGGGAACCCCGGCCGAGGCCGGGGTTCCGCACCCCTGAGCCACCGGCCCCGCCCCGGACCCCCGGCCGCACAGCCCCGGGCCCGGCCGCGGCCCCCCGGGCCCCGCACCACAGCGGATAGGCTCATGGCCATGTCTCGAATCGACGGCCGCACCCCCGAACAGCTCCGCCCGGTCACCATCGAACGCGGATGGAGCAAGCACGCCGAGGGCTCCGTCCTCATCTCCTTCGGCGACACGAAGGTCTTCTGCACCGCCTCCGTCACCGAAGGCGTGCCGCGCTGGCGCAAGGGAAGCGGCGAAGGCTGGGTCACCGGCGAGTACTCGATGCTGCCCCGCTCCACCAACACCCGGGGCGACCGCGAATCCGTCCGCGGCAAGATCGGCGGACGCACCCACGAGATCAGCCGCCTCATCGGCCGCTCCCTGCGGGCCGTCGTCGACTGCAAGGCCCTCGGCGAGAACACCATCGTCCTCGACTGCGACGTCCTCCAGGCCGACGGCGGCACCCGCACCGCCGCCATCACCGGCGCCTACGTCGCCCTCGCCGACGCCATCACCTGGGCCCGCGAGAAGAAACTCGTCCGCGCCGGACGCCAGCCCCTCACCACAACCGTCGCCGCCGTCTCCGTCGGCATCGTCGACGGCACCCCCCTCCTCGACCTCTGCTACGAGGAGGACGTCCGCGCCGACACCGACATGAACGTCGTCTGCACCGGCGACGGCCGCTTCGTCGAGGTCCAGGGCACCGCCGAGGCCGAGCCCTTCGACCGCGCCGAACTCGACGCCCTCCTCGACCTCGCCGCCGGAGGCTGCGCCGACCTCGCCGCCCTCCAGAACGACGCCCTCGCGCGCACCGTCTCCACAGCGTGAAGAACCGCCCGGTGCAGATCATCCCGGGCATGGGTGGGTAAAGAAGCAACCAAGACGCCGGAGCCGGCGTCGTTCTGGGCACGGGCGCACGGACACCACCGTGCGCCCGGCCATATCCGGGGAGGGACAAGACCCATGGCCGCGCGCCGCCGTATCGCACTCACGCTCGCCACCGCAGCCCTC
The nucleotide sequence above comes from Streptomyces clavuligerus. Encoded proteins:
- a CDS encoding FecCD family ABC transporter permease produces the protein MPAGSPKAPGAPAASWLRRAAVLTGLTLALVAAAVAGLALGSVRIPPGEVVRALLPGAAPSPFRTIVVEVRLPRVLLGAVVGAGLAVVGCVLQALVRNRLADPFLLGISSGASTGAVLVLTLGIGVTTAVAMPVGAFLGALGALVLVYALASRGGGMTGTRLVLAGVTVSYILTALTTLVLVASARPEHFREALYWSLGGLGSARWDTVWLPAAVTCAALPLLFALSRPLDLMLVGEESATVLGLDVARFRAAVFVLASLITAVLVAASGAVGFIGLMVPHAARLLVGATHRALLPVSALAGAAALIVADLAARTVASPQDIPVGVLTALIGGPLFLWLMRSRTAQGAAL
- a CDS encoding ABC transporter ATP-binding protein, producing the protein MSLPPSTGSASPTGPASPAGAAPSTGPVSPAAPAPFPEPGPARAALDVTGLRYGTGGRLLLDGVALTAAPGETVGLVGPNGSGKTTLLRCVYGALRPTAGTILLDGDDLLALGTRARARRIASVPQDSPAEFELTVREIVAMGRSPHKRFWEPDTAADAAQVDEALARLAVDTLADRPFPSLSGGERQRTLVARALVQRPALLILDEPTNHLDIRYQMEILGLVRSLGTTAVLALHDLNLAAHYCDRIVVLAAGRVVAAGPPEEVFTPELLAEVYRVEADITVHPATGSPSITYLPPAW
- a CDS encoding putative leader peptide, with translation MVLHDMSDTTPGGTLLLVARLHVDLCRLASAMCP
- a CDS encoding MoaD/ThiS family protein; the encoded protein is MAIEVRIPTILRTYTDGEKAVEGSGTTLADLLADLETRHAGIQARIVDESGDLRRFVNIYLNDEDVRFLQGIATELSDGDNVTILPAVAGGMR
- a CDS encoding PLP-dependent cysteine synthase family protein, with product MRYDSPLAAVGNTPLVRLPRLSPSDEVRIWAKLEDRNPTGSVKDRPALHMIEQAEKAGRLTPGCTILEPTSGNTGISLAMAARLKGYRIVCVMPENTSEERRQLLAMWGAEIISSPAAGGSNTAVRVAKELAEQNPSWVMLYQYGNPDNAGAHYATTGPEILADLPSITHFVAGLGTTGTLMGVGRYLREHVPGISVVAAEPRYDDLVYGLRNLDEGFVPELYDASVLTTRFSVGSADAVTRTRELLQQEGIFAGVSTGAALHAAIGVGRKAVKAGERADIVFVVADGGWKYLSTGVYTAPTTEAAIETLQGQLWA
- a CDS encoding MBL fold metallo-hydrolase, coding for MKLTVVGCSGSFPSAESACSSYLVEADGFRLLLDMGNGALGELQRHIGLYDLDAIFLSHLHADHCIDMCGYFVARYYRHEGGRCDALPVYGPEGTEHRLTTAYADTPSPTSMSEVFDFRTLKPGTFDIGPFSVRAERVAHPVEAYGIRLEHEGRTLAYSGDTGVCEPLHELADGADLFLCEASFTYGKEDIPDLHLNGREAGAHAERAGAGRLVLTHVPPWTDADRNLADARAVYRGPAELAVSGAEYDI
- a CDS encoding PTS transporter subunit EIIC — encoded protein: MSVTTGAAPAAEKKKGAGAMAVMQRIGRSLMLPVAVLPAAALLVRLGNEDMLGRDSFPEFVTRIAGYMYAGGNALLDNMPLLFAVGIAIGFAKKADGSTALAAVTGYLVFKSVLGTFTDKNLPQVAKVIDGKIVMQDAPVDAKVLGGVVMGIVVALLYQRFYRTKLPDWAGFFGGRRLVPILSAFAGLVIGVLFGFIWPVLGTGLHNFGEWLVGSGAVGAGIFGVANRALIPVGMHHLLNSFPWLQAGTYEGKSGDIARFLAGDPTAGQFMTGFFPIMMFALPAACLAIVHCARPERRKVVGGMMLSLALTSFVTGVTEPIEFTFMFIAPVLYAVHAVLTGVSMALTWALGMKDGFGFSAGAVDFLLNLGIASKPLGLLLVGVCFAVVYYVVFRFAITRFNLPTPGRESDEELAEILKAEGK
- a CDS encoding PTS transporter subunit EIIC, with the protein product MSAQGAIAARPSRWNVLFQGLQKMGRSLQLPIAVLPAAGILNRLGQDDVFGKNGLGWNDVAKVMAGAGGALLDPNIGLPLLFCVGVAIGMAKKADGSTALAAVAGFLVYYNVLRQFPEVCVPGTKPVGAGCQATDGTVTVFTYQNPGVFGGIVMGLLAAFFWQRYHRTRLVDWLGFFNGRRLVPIIMSFVAIGFAVLCLWIWPPIGRGLESFSDWLVSLGAWGSGIFGVANRALLVIGLHQFLNVPIWFQLGSYTKPDGTVVHGDITMFLQGDPDAGQFTTGFFPIMMFALPAAALAIAHSAHPHRRKEVGGLMLSVGLTSFVTGITEPIEYSFLFVAPALYAVHALLTGVSMALTWALGVKDGFSFSAGLIDYVINWGLATKPWLIIPIGLGFAAVYYVIFRVAIKVFDLPVPGREPEQIEAELERDNIK
- a CDS encoding glucose PTS transporter subunit EIIB, which translates into the protein MASKAEKIVAGLGGIDNIVEVEGCITRLRTEVENADLVDEAALKAAGAHGVVKMGTAVQVVIGTDADPIAGEIEDMM
- the rph gene encoding ribonuclease PH, which translates into the protein MSRIDGRTPEQLRPVTIERGWSKHAEGSVLISFGDTKVFCTASVTEGVPRWRKGSGEGWVTGEYSMLPRSTNTRGDRESVRGKIGGRTHEISRLIGRSLRAVVDCKALGENTIVLDCDVLQADGGTRTAAITGAYVALADAITWAREKKLVRAGRQPLTTTVAAVSVGIVDGTPLLDLCYEEDVRADTDMNVVCTGDGRFVEVQGTAEAEPFDRAELDALLDLAAGGCADLAALQNDALARTVSTA